The following nucleotide sequence is from Aggregicoccus sp. 17bor-14.
GCCGCGCCCCTCGAGGTTCGAGCTCAGGCCCACCGCGCGCCGGCTGCTCTCCGCCGCGAGCACGATGCGGTCCATCATCTGCACGCTCTCGATGGGGTAGCGGCCGCTCGCGGTCTCGCCCGAGAGCATCACCGCGTCCGCGCCGTCGTACACGGCGTTGGCCACGTCGCTGGCCTCGGCGCGGGTGGGGCGCGGGTTGTCGATCATCGAGTTGAGCATCTGCGTGGCCACGATGACCGGGAGCCCGCGCAGGTTGCAGCGGCGGATGATGTCCTTCTGCACGCTGGGCACCTCCTCGGGCGGGATCTCCACGCCGAGGTCGCCGCGCGCCACCATCACGCCGTCCGTCTTGTCCAGGATGGCGTCGAGGCGGGCGATCGCCTCGGGCTTCTCCAGCTTCGCGATGATGGGCGCCTGGCGGCCCAGGTCCGCCATCGCGCGGCGCGCGAGGTCGATGTCCGCCGGCTGGCGCACGAAGGAGAGCGCCAGGTAGTCCACCCCGGCCTTGATGCCGAAGATGAGGTCCTCGCGGTCCTTGGGGGTGAGCGCGTCCGCGCGCACCGCCACGCCGGGCAGGTTGATGCCCTTGTTGTTCTTGAGCGTGCCGCCGTGCACGACCTCGGTGCGGATGAGCTGCTTCTTGTCCGTGCTCTTCACCCGCAGCTCGAGCAGGCCGTCGTCCAGGAGGATGCGGTCGCCCACGTTCACGTCCGCCGCGAGGTGCGGGTACGTGGTGCTGACGATCTCGTCCGTGCCCGCCACGCTCTCGTCGGTGGTGATGGCGAACTCGCCGCCCTCCTTGAGCTCGGTGGAGCCGGTCTTGAAGCGGCCGGTGCGGATCTTCGGCCCCTGCAGGTCTCCGAGGATGCCCACGGCCTTGCGCACCTTCAGCGAGGCAGCGCGCAGCTTCGCGATGTTCTCGGCGTGCTGCTCGTGGGAGCCGTGGGAGAAGTTGAGGCGGGCCACGTCCATGCCGGCCTCGAGGAGGTGCTCGAGCATCTCCTGCGACTGGCTCGCAGGACCCAGGGTGCAAACGATTTTCGCGCGTCTCATAGACCTTCGAGGATCCGCCCCCGAGCGCAGAGGGGTCAAGGATTCGCTTTCGAGCCCGCACGCCTGCCTTGCACGGGTGCGTCCGGTCACGCACCGCAGCAAAGCGGGAAAAATCAGGCGCGCAGGAGCGAGCGCAGGTTCTCCCGCTCCCAACGCAGCGCGGCAGCGTAGAGGGGGTAGGCCTTCTCCCGGTCGCGGAAGGCGCGCGGGTGGTGCACGCGCCGGCCGCCGCGGCCGCTGCTGGGGAAGAGCTGGTGGAGCATCTCGTGGAAGACGATGAACTCCACGAAGAAGGCGGGGACGTCCGGGCGGTCGAGCGCCGGGTGGATGCGGATCTCGCGCGTCTGGTGGTCGTACACGCCCAGGCGGATGCTCTTGCGCCGGCGCCGCGGCGGCATGCGCCCCCAGCCGATGCGCGCCTGGATGCCGCCCTGGAAGAAGAGGCCGTTGACCCGGTCGAACATCTCCTGCAGGTCGAAGCAGCGGCCGCGAGGGTTGAGCTCCGCGTCCTGCCCGCGCCGCTGCTGGCGGATGCGCGGCTGCATCCCGCGGATGAAGTCGTCCAGCACGTCGCCCGCGTGGCGGTGGCCGCGCCCCGCGTAGTCCGCCACCGCGCGCACTACGGCCTCGGGCGCGTCCAGGAACATGTGGTGCAGCCGCAGCTGCAGCACGCTGCCGCCGCGCCGGAAGCTCACCATGGTGGAGCGGTTGTCCGTCACCGAGAGGCGCACCGGCAGCCCCAGGTTCGCCGAGAGCTGGTAGGCGAGGGACTCGGCGCGCGCCCACATCTCCTCGCGCGCGGGCAGCGCGACCCGGTTCGCCTCGTCCACGCGGTTGCGTACCGGCGGCTGCACGGGCGCGGAGGGCTCGGCGGCGAGCGGCTGCTCCTGCAGCTCGCCCTCGGCGGCCTCGGGAGAAGGCTCGCGCCTCGCGGGCGTCGCGTGCGGAAAGAGGTTGAGCTGGAGCAGGGACTCGGCCGACACGCGAGGGGCAATGCTACCCGCCACGGCCCAGGACTCAAGGCCGGCGGCCCCTGCCCGCCTGCCCTCCGTCTCGCCGTCAACCCCGGCCGTGCGCCGCCGCGTCCCGGGCGAGCTCCGCGCCCAGCGCCTCGAGCGCCTCGGCGCAGGTGCCGAAGGCGCGCAGCAGCGCCTCCCACGCGCCCTCCCCTTCCGCCGGCGCCTCCTCCACCGCGAGGCAGGCGCTGCCGCCCGCGCGCGCGGCCTCGAGGCTCCCGTGGCGCCCGGGCATCACGCCCCAGCTGCCGTCCATGAAGCGCTCGAAGGGATAGAGCCTGCACGCGAGCGGACGCACATCGGAGGGCAGCGCGCAGCCCGTCCCCGCGCGGTGGAAGACGCAGGCGCTGCCGCCGCCCCCTTGCGCGCGCTGCTGCAGCGTGAGGCGCACGGGCGCCTTGCGGAAGTAGCCGCGAAAGAGGGGCCGCGAGCGCTCGTACGCGGCCGCGTCCTCCTCGCTCAGCCCCTCCTCCTCCACGAAGCGGCGCGCCGAGAGCCCCGTGTGCTGGGCGATGCGCTCCACGTCCGCGCGGGTGAGGGTGGCGAGCGCCTCGCCCTCGCGCACCTCGCAGCAGCTCGCCCCGAGCAGGCGCGGGCAGCGCGCGCAGACAGGTTCACCCGCGCCGCTCAATGCGCCCCCGTCTGGCTGTCCAGCAGCCGCTTGAGGCGCTCGGGCTCGAGCCGCACCACGAAGGTGCGCTCGCGGCTGTAGAGGACCTGGCCGGGCGCCCCGCCCTTCATCTTGCGCACGAACTTCACCGGCACGTAGCTCACCTCGCCGCGCGGCTCGCCCTTCGCGCCCGAGTGGTGCAGCGCGAGGTGGGCCGCATCCAGCAGCACCTCCTGGCTCACCTCCTGCTCGCGCTCCAGGGGCACCACCACGTGGCTGCCGGGCAGCCCGCGCGCGTGCAGCCAGAGGTGGAAGGGGCGCGCGAGCTTGAAGGTGAGCTGGTCGTTGCTCTCCGCGCCGCGCCCCACCCAGATGCGCTGCCCGCCGTGGCCGAGGTACTCCTTGTAGGGGCGCCCCTCGCCGCTGGGCCCCTCCTCGCCCGCCTGCCCCAGCACCTCCACCTGCGCAATCAGGTCCTCCTCGGAGAGCCGCTCGAGCTGCGAGAGCGCCTCCTGCGCGTGGGCCACCTCGCGCGCGAGCGTGGCCTCGCGCGCGCGCGCCGCCTCCACCCCGCGCAGGAGCCGCCGGTACTGGTGGAAGTGCCACTCCACCTCCTCCTTGGGGCTGCGGCGCGGGTCCAGCTTCACCTCCACCTGCTCCTCGCCCGCATCCGTGTAGGCGCTCAGGGTGACGGCGGTGTCGCCGCGCTTGAGGCGCCAGAGGTTCTGCGCGAGCAGCTCGCCGAGCCGCCGGTGCTCCTCGGCCTCGCTCCCGCGGGCGGCCTCCGCGCGCACCTTCTCCAGGGTGCGCCCCGAGCGCTTGAGCCGCGCGCGGTAGGGCTGGGTGAGCCTGCGCCGGATGCTCTCGGCGCGCGCGCGCCGGTCTCGCACGCCCAGCAGCGCCTCGGCCGCTTCCAACCGCGGCGCGAAGGGGGCCTCGTCCGCGCCCTCGGCCGCCGGGGGCACTGCGCCCAGGCGGCTGGGCTGGGCGAGCGCGCGCGCGAGCGCCTCGGGCGGCAGGGGCTCCGGCTCCTTCCAGGTCGCACCCGGGTGCAGGGCGCGGCGCTGCGCGAGGCCCTCGCCGCTGAGCATCAGCACGCGGGCTTCCGGGGTGAGCAGCAGCAGGCCCCCGGGCGCGCTCAGCTCGAGCAGCAGGGTGCGGCGGTGGGGCGCTTCGCCCGGCTCCTGCCGCTCGAAGTCCAGCGCGACGAGGCGCAACGGGGCCTCGTGGCGCGCGCGCACGAGCTTGAGCCCCGTGAGCTCCTGGCGCAGCCAGCGCTGGAAGGGGGCGGGCTCGCCGGGCGTGGGGAAGCGCTCACGGGCGAGCGACACGCGCGCGAGCTCGCCTTCCGCGCACACGCAGAGGAAGAGCGAGCGTCCGGGCACGCGCAGCTCGAGGTACGCGAGGCGCGGCAGGGGACACCACGCCTTCTGCGCCACCGCGCCCACCACGCGCGCGTTCAGCTCCTGCACCACCTCGTCGAGCTCTGCGGGACGCACGCTGCCTCTCTCTCCTTCCTCTGCCCTGAGCACCCGGGAGGGGGGGCGAAATTCCCCTGCGGGACAGGGCCGCGGAAATGAAAACGGCCCGGCGTTTCCGCCGGGCCGTTCTCAAGGGCTCTCCGTGAGGAGCGCCCTGCGCTGAAGACCCAATTACATCGCAGGGGTCGCAGCGGCCTTCTTGGCGGCCGACTTGCGAGCGGTCTTCTTCTTCGCGCCGCCCTTCTTCGCAGTGGTCTTGCGCGCGGTCTTCGCGGCAGCGCCCTTCTTGGCGGTGGTCTTCTTCGCGGTGGACTTCTTCGCGGCGGTCTTCTTCTTGGCGGCCATGCAAACCCTCCGTTGTGAGTTGCCTCCACTCGCAAACGCGAGTGAGTGCTTGAGCGCGTCAGCCGCTTGGGAGCGACTGAGTGCTTGACGTGAATGGTAGGGATGCGTAGCGCGAGTGTCAACGATCACTGATGCAGCGCACACGCGCGCGAGGCCGATTTTCCGCATCCGCGCGCGTTTCGAGGGTGCGTCGAGCGCTTCGCACCCCTCTGGAGCAATCGCTGCGGAGGCTGAAAATCGGGCCTCCGCGCGTTCGCGAGCGCGCGCGTTCAGCAGCGTGCATCTGCAGTGCGACGAGCCTGTAGCGCCTGCGCGAGAAGTGCGCACGAGCGCGACCTGCGCGCGTGAGCGATGCGCTCGCGAGCGCATTTCTCCTCGGAGAAACGCCTCGAGCCCGCACGCGCGAGCTCCGCGCACGCGAGCCGCGGCGGCGCTGCAGCTGCGCTACGCCTGCGCTACGAAGGGCGCATGCCGAGCGAGACGACCCGCTTCCCGGACCCCTTCACCTTCGGAGTGGCCACCAGCGCCTACCAGGTGGAGGGCGGAATCGAGAACGACTGGAGCGCGTGGGAGCGCGCGGGGCGGCTGAAGGAGCCCCACATGCGCTGCGGGCGCGCGGTGGACCACTGGCGGCGCTACCGGGAGGACTACCGGCTCGCGCGCGAGGTGGGCGCGCGCGCCTTCCGCCTCTCGCTCGAGTGGGCGCGCATCGAGCCCGAGCCAGGACGCTTCGATGGAAGCGTGCTCGAGGGCTACCGCGAGCGCCTCCTCGCGCTGAAGGCCGAGGGCCTGCGGCCCGTGGTCACCCTGCACCACTTCACCCACCCCACCTGGTTCCACGCGCGCTCGCCCTGGCACCGGCCCGAGAGCATCCCCGCCTTCCGCGCCTACGCGCGGGTGTGTGCGCGCCTGCTCGAGGGGCTGGATGCGCTGGTCATCAGCTTCAACGAGCCGATGGTGCTCTTGCTGGGCGGCTACCTGCAGGGACTGATGCCTCCGGGGCTGCAGGATGCGGCCGCCTGCATGCAGGCCCTGGAGAACCTGGTGCGCGCGCACGTGGCGGCGCGCGAGGAGCTGGGGGAGGTGCTGGGGAGGGTGGAGCTGGGCATCAGCCAGAACCTGCTCGCCTTCGCGCCGGACCGGCGCTGGCACCCGCTCGACCGGGCGCTCGTGCGGCTCGGGGCCCATGCCTACAACCACGCCCTGCTCGAGGCCCTCTCCACCGGGAAGCTGCGCGTGAGCATGCCGGGCGTGGCGAGGGCGCGCGCGGACGTGCCGGGGGCGCAGGGCAGCTGCGCTTTCGTCGGCGTGAACTACTACACCCGCGCGCACCTGCGCTTCCTCCCGCAGCGCCCCTTCCTCGCGTTCCGCTTCAAGGACCCGCGCGGCCGCGGCCTCACCGACATCGGGTGGGAGCAGCACCCGGAGGGGCTGGGGCAGCTCTTGCGCGAGGTGCAGCGCTACGGCCTGCCCATCTGGGTGACGGAGAACGGCATCGATGACCGCACCGGCACGCGCCGTCCCCATTACCTCCACGCGCACCTCGCCCAGGTGCTGGGCGCGCTCCGCGACGGCGTGGACGTGCGCGGCTACCTCCACTGGAGCCTGCTCGACAACTTCGAGTGGCTCGAGGGCTGGGGGCCGCGCTTCGGGCTCTACCGGGTGGACTTCGACACCCTCGAGCGCCACGCGACGCCCGCGTGCGGCTACTTCCGGCAGGTGAGCGAGGGTCGCGTGCTGGTGGCGCCGTGAACGGGCGCGCTCAGCCCAGCGCGGCGCGGTAGTCCACGTCCTGCTCCTCCAGGGTCGTGGGGTCCGCCTCGGTACTCACGAAGAAGCGGCGCACCGCGTCCTCCACGGCCTCCGCGCTCTCGAGCGCGTTGACCTCGGCGCGGAAGGTGGCGGCGCCGCGCAGGCCGTGCGCGTACCAGGCCAGGTGCTTGCGGAAGCTGCGCACCGCGCCCACCGGGTCGCCCACGAACTCGAGGTGGGCCGCCAGGTGGGCGAGCACCGTGTCGCGCCGCTCCTCGGGGCTGGGGCCCTCGCCGCCCGTGAGCTCGCGGAAGATCCACGGGTTTCCGAGCGCCGCGCGCCCCACCATCACGTAGTCGCAGCCGGTGGTCTCGCGCATGCGGTGCGCGTCCGCCACGCTGCGCACGTCCCCGTTGCCGATGAGCGGCAGCGTGGGGAAGTGCCGCTTGATGTCGCGGATGCAGCTCCAGTCCGCGCTGCCCGCGTAGCCCTGGTCGCGGGTGCGCGGGTGCAGCGCGAGCGCCGCGACGCCCGCCTCCTGCAGCACCTCCGCCATCTGCAGGTAGTTGCGGCTCTTCGCATCCCACCCGGAGCGGATCTTCGCCGTGACGGGCAGGCCCGTGGCGCGCGTCATCTCGCGCACCAGGGCGGCCGCGCGGTGCGGCTCGCACAGGAGCGCGCTGCCCGCCCCGTTCTTGGTCACCTTCTTCACCGGGCAGCCCATGTTGATGTCCAGCAGCTGCGCGCCGTGCGCCTTGCCGAGAATGGCCGCCTGCACCATCGCCTCCACGTCCCCGCCGAAGATCTGCAGGCTGTAGGGCCGCTCCACCTCGGGGTCGAAGCGCAGGTAGCGGAGCGTGCGCGCGTTGGCGCGCATCAGCCCCTGCGCGCTCACCAGCTCGGTGGGGCAGAGCGCCGCGCCCATGCGGAAGGCGATGACGCGGTAGGGCCGCTCGCTCACCCCCGCCATGGGCGCGAGGATGTACGGGTTGGGCAGGGTGTAGGGACCGATGGGCAACATGCGTGAGAGGTCCGCCCTATACCCCAGCGAGGTTCTTCCTGCAGGGGTCAACGGCTCGCCTGCGCGGCTGCACCCGGGGGGTTAAGGTCCTCCGCATGTTTCGCTTCCGACTCGGCCCCATCCCGGTGGAGGTCCAGCCCAGCCACCTCATCTTCTCGGCGCTGCTCGCCTACCAGAGCGTCCCGCGCGGCCGCTTCGCCGCACAGGGCTGGCCCTTCGAGGGCCTCACCTCCAGCGCAGATCCGGGCTTCGGCCGCGCGGTGCTGGGCTACGTGCTCGCCTGGATGTTCATCGTCTTCGTCTCGGTGCTCGTCCACGAGCTGGGCCACGCCGTGGTCAGCCGGCTCTTCGGCTACCAGCCCACCATCGCGCTCGCCTGGCTCGGCGGGCACACCCAGCCCAACGCCCCGGGCCCCATCCCGTGGAAGCGCGACTTCGCGCTCACGCTGGCAGGTCCCCTCTTCGGCCTCGCGCTCGGCGTGGCGAGCTACGCCGGGCTGAGGGTGCTGCACGACCCGGCCGGCATGGCGGCCTTCCTGCTGCGCTACGGCATGTTCGCGAACTTCTACTGGGCGGTGCTCAACCTCGTCCCCATCCTGCCGCTGGACGGCGGAAGGCTCGCGCTCGTGCTCAGCCAGCGCGTCTTCGGCGCGGTGCGCGGCTTCACCCTCGCGCAGGGGCTCGCGCTGCTGATGGCCGTGCTCGCGGTCTTCGTCGGGCTGCGCACCGGCTCCTTCTTCCTCGTCGTCATGTTCGGGCTCTGGGGCTTCCAGGCCCTGCAGGCGCTGCTCAGCCTGCGCCGGCGCGCAGAGGCCCCGGCGCCCGAGGACCACCCGCTCGCCCGCCCGCTGAAGGAGGCCCAGGAGGCCCTGCGCGCGGGGCACCTGGAGGAGGCGCGCCGGCTCGCCGAGCCGCTGCTCTCGCCGGAGTCCGGCGCGGGGCTCGACCTGCGCAGCCGCGCCCACCACCTGCTCGGCTGGGTGTGCATCAAGGAGGGAAAGGGGCGGGCCGCGCTGGACCACTTCTCCCAGGTGGGCGGCAGCGGCCGGCCGGTGGAGGCGCACGCGCTCGCCGCGGCCTTCAGCCTGGCGGGCGACGAGGCGCGCGCCCTCTCGCTGTGGGAGCTGGCCTGGCGCGAGAGCGGGGACCGCACGGTGCTGCACGAGTACGCGGGCAGCCTCATCCGCGCCGAGCGTGCGGGCGAGGCCCTGCGCCTGCCCGGGGTGGACCCGGCCGCCGCCTTCGCCTGCGCCGAGCGGGTGCTCTTCATCCGGGGCGCCTACTCGGAGGCGGCGAGCGTGAGCGAGGCGGCCCTCACCCACGCCCCGCGGCCGGACATCGCCTACGACGCGGCGTGCGCCTACGCCCGCGCACGCAACGTGCGTGACGCGCTGCGCCTGCTCGAGCGGGCGCGCGAGCTGGGCTACCGCGACGCGGCCTACGCCGCGAGCGACGAGGACCTGCTGCCGCTGCACGGCGAGCCCGCCTTCGAGAGCTGGCTGACAGCCGTGCGCCAATCCGCGAGCGGCTGACAGGGCCGTGACACGCGAGGGTGTTGATGGGCGGTGAGGCTGAGCAGCTTGCCCGGCTCCACTCCTTCCGCACCTGTCGCCTCGAGGCCCGCATGGATTCCGCCGTCTCCGCCCCCGCCGCAGCCCAGACGGGGCGCGCCCCCGACGAGAAGATCAACTGGCTCGCGTCCATCCCGTTCATCGGGGTGCACCTGATGTGCCTCTTCGTCCTCCAGGTGGGCGCGCGGCCGCGCGACGTGGCGGTGTGCCTGGGGCTCTACGTGCTGCGCATGTGGGGCATCACCGCGGGCTTCCACCGCTACTTCAGCCACCGCTCGTTCAAGACGGGGCGCGTGTTCCAGTTCATCCTCGCCTTCGTGGGCACGCTGTCCACGCAGAAGGGCGTGCTCTGGTGGGCGGCGCACCACCGCCACCACCACCGCTACTCGGACGCGGAGCAGGACATCCACTCGCCGGTGCAGAAGGGCTTCTGGTGGAGCCACGCCGGGTGGATCCTCTGCGACAAGTACGGCGCGACGAAGCACGACAGCATCAAGGACTTCGGCCGCTTCCCCGAGCTGCGCCTGCTCAACCGCTTCCACCTGGTGCCGCCCGTGGCGCTCGCCGTGGCGCTCTACTTCATCGGCGGCTTCAGCATGCTGGTGTGGGGCTTCTTCGTGTCCACCACCCTGCTGTGGCACGGCACCTTCACCATCAACTCGCTCAGCCACGTGTTCGGCAAGCGGCGCTACAAGACCACCGACACCAGCCGCAACAACTGGCTGCTCGCGCTCATCACCCTGGGCGAGGGCTGGCACAACAACCACCACTACCACCAGAACACCGCCAACCAGGGCTGGTTCTGGTGGGAGGTGGACCTGAGCTACTACTCGCTCAAGGTGCTCAGCTGGTTCGGCGTGGTGAAGGATCTGCGCGTGCCCAGCGAGAGCGTGAAGTACGCCCACCTGCGCTACACCCCCGAGCAGCGCGCGGCCCTGGACGCGAGCACCTCGTACTGGAGCTGGGGCAAGAAGAACGCCCAGGCCGCGGGCGAGCGCGTGCGGGAGGCCTTCCACACGGCGAAGGACGCCGCGAAGGATGCCGCCCAGGCCGCGAGCGAGAAGCTGCCCGCGCCGGCCCCGGCGCTCGAGCGCACCTGACGTCCGCTCCCCCGCGGGGCCTGCTGTAGCGGCCCCGCGCGCCTCAGCGCACGAGCGCGAGGCGCGGCGCGCTGCTGGTGCTGCTCGCACCGAGCGCGGGCACCGGGCGCGCGCTGCGCACGGCCGCACCGCGCAGCAGCGTCTCCACGCGGGCGCGGAACTCCGTGAGCCCGAAGGGCTTGGAGAGGAAGGCGTCCGCCCCGGCCTCCAGCGCCTCGGCGCGGTCCTCGGGCAGCACGCGCCCGCTGATGACCAGCACCGGGACGTTGCGGTGGGCCTCGGCGCTGGAGGCGCGCAGCGCCTCGCACACCTCGTAGCCGGACACCTGCGGCAGCACCAGGTCCAGCACCACCAGGTCCGGCGCGCGGCGCGTGAGCTCCTCCAGCGCGGCCCGCCCGTCGGCGGCTTCCCGCACCTCGTGGCCCAGCGCCTCGAGGCAGCGGCGCAGGGCACTGCGCACCGCGGGGGCATCCTCCACGAGCAGTACGGTCTTACGAGACTGCGTCATCTCCACTCCCTGCCTTCGCGGGCTGCAGGCCCAGAGTCGGCCGCCTGATCCCGCAGCCCAAGGTAGGGAGGCACTCCGCCGATGCAAGTGCGCCTATCCGACACCGCGGCGAGCACCGGGTCCTAGCCCTCCGGTGCGCCCCCGCGCGCGCCGCAGGCAACGGGTGCGCGCGGGTGCGCGCCTGCGGCACCCCGGGGCACATCGACGCAGATTGCGCGGCCTTGCTCAGCGTTGGACGATGCATAGGTTGGCGCACGACCGAGGTCCGCCCGCTCCGTGATGTCACCGCTCCTGCTCACCACCGCTCCCTCCAGTGCCGCACCCCGGACGCCCGGCAGCGCGCCGCAGAGCGCCGCCGTCGAGACGGCAGCGGTCGCGACCGCGGCTGCACCCGCGCGCTCCTCCGAGGCGCTGCTCGCGCTGCAGCAGGTGTGGACGCGCGTGCGGGCAGCGGGCGCCTGGCGCTCGCTGGTGCTGGTGAGCCCCGGCGGCTCGCTCCGGGCGCACGCAGCCGCCGAGGCGCTGGTCCAGGCCGCCTCGCTCTCCTACCCCGTCGAGGCGCTGCAGCTGCTCGATGCGCGGGGCCTCTCGCTGGAGAGCTTCACCGCCTGGCGCGAGGCGCACGCGGCGCAGCTCGCGGGCGGCGCGCGCTCGCTGCTGGTGGTGGATCCGCCGCTCGAGAGCCCCGCCGCGCTCGCGCTGGTGCACGGCGCGCAGGCCGCGCTCCTGTGCAGCGCGCTCGGCGACGACCTCGAGGCCTCGCGCCGCACGCTCGCGCTGTGCGGCCGCGAGCGCTTCCTGGGCAGCGTGCTGCTGCCCTGAGGCGGCGCGCGCCCGTGTCCTCCTGAGGCAGGTCGGTTGCGGCTCCGCGAGGCCGTGCCGTCAGCGACGCGCTCGGCTCGCGGGACGCGCGAGAGTGGCGCGAGCGGCACGGCCTCGAGCCGGAGAGGCCGGGAGGGAACGGGGCTTCTCTGAGTGGGAGAAGCCGTCCACGACGTGCGGGACGGCTGTCTCGAAAGGAGACGCCCCTCCCGGGCGCGGACCGGCGCGTGATGCAAAAAGGTAAAATCCTATTTTACGTTTTTGCGCGCCGCGGGCCGCCGCTCCCGAGCGTGCCCACACGCAGAGTGAAGGGCCCGGCCCGGAGCCGGAGAGCGCTCGCGTAGAACGGGCGTTTCGCTCCACGCGAGAGCCCCGCGCGGGCGGCCGTGGAAGGAGGCTTCGGTCCTGGCGGTGCGCCGCGAGGGGCTCGCCCTCATGCACGCATCGCCAACGTGTCACCCCTGAGCGACGCATCGCTGGCGACGCCCCACCGCGAGCGGCCGCAGCGCTCCGTCACCCTTTCGGTCCCGACGCCCCTCCAGGCCCGCGGAGCCCGTGCAGGGGTGACGCACGCGAGCACAGGCACTGGCCGAGCCTCTGTGCGCTGCGCCCCGGGTGTCATGCCGGCGCAGCACCCGCAGCGCTCAGCTCGCGCCGCGCCCGGTGAGCACCACCGGCACGGTCTTCAAGATGAGACCGATGTCCTGCGAGAGGCTCCAGTGGTCGATGTAGCGCATGTCCAGGTACATCCACTCCTCGAAGGAGATCTCGTTGCGGCCGCTCACCTGCCAGATGCAGGTGAGGCCGGGGCGCACGGAGAGGCGGCGGTACTGCCAGGCCTCGTACTGCGCGACCTCCTTCGGGATGGGCGGGCGGGGCCCCACGATGCTCATGTCCCCGCGCAGCACGTTGATGAGCTGGGGCAGCTCGTCGATGGAGTGCTTGCGCAGGAAGCCGCCCACGCGCGTGATGCGCGGGTCCTTCTTCATCTTGAAGACGGGCCCCGCCTGCTCGTTGAGCGCGAGCAGCTTCTCGCGCAGCGCCTCGGCGTTGACCACCATGGTGCGGAACTTGAACATGTGGAACTGCCGCCCGTGCAGCCCCACGCGCACCTGCTTGAAG
It contains:
- the pyk gene encoding pyruvate kinase, which encodes MRRAKIVCTLGPASQSQEMLEHLLEAGMDVARLNFSHGSHEQHAENIAKLRAASLKVRKAVGILGDLQGPKIRTGRFKTGSTELKEGGEFAITTDESVAGTDEIVSTTYPHLAADVNVGDRILLDDGLLELRVKSTDKKQLIRTEVVHGGTLKNNKGINLPGVAVRADALTPKDREDLIFGIKAGVDYLALSFVRQPADIDLARRAMADLGRQAPIIAKLEKPEAIARLDAILDKTDGVMVARGDLGVEIPPEEVPSVQKDIIRRCNLRGLPVIVATQMLNSMIDNPRPTRAEASDVANAVYDGADAVMLSGETASGRYPIESVQMMDRIVLAAESSRRAVGLSSNLEGRGLMPATNPDVIAQAACLAAKEAGATLIAAFTLSGVTARLLAHYRPPVPIVAFSPNQEVRRRVALYWGVVPRVLEPIQDQEMMVKRVEEELLSRGLALQGDKVVIVYGAPVGQPGKINSLRLHTIGA
- a CDS encoding NFACT RNA binding domain-containing protein, whose protein sequence is MRPAELDEVVQELNARVVGAVAQKAWCPLPRLAYLELRVPGRSLFLCVCAEGELARVSLARERFPTPGEPAPFQRWLRQELTGLKLVRARHEAPLRLVALDFERQEPGEAPHRRTLLLELSAPGGLLLLTPEARVLMLSGEGLAQRRALHPGATWKEPEPLPPEALARALAQPSRLGAVPPAAEGADEAPFAPRLEAAEALLGVRDRRARAESIRRRLTQPYRARLKRSGRTLEKVRAEAARGSEAEEHRRLGELLAQNLWRLKRGDTAVTLSAYTDAGEEQVEVKLDPRRSPKEEVEWHFHQYRRLLRGVEAARAREATLAREVAHAQEALSQLERLSEEDLIAQVEVLGQAGEEGPSGEGRPYKEYLGHGGQRIWVGRGAESNDQLTFKLARPFHLWLHARGLPGSHVVVPLEREQEVSQEVLLDAAHLALHHSGAKGEPRGEVSYVPVKFVRKMKGGAPGQVLYSRERTFVVRLEPERLKRLLDSQTGAH
- a CDS encoding glycoside hydrolase family 1 protein, which gives rise to MPSETTRFPDPFTFGVATSAYQVEGGIENDWSAWERAGRLKEPHMRCGRAVDHWRRYREDYRLAREVGARAFRLSLEWARIEPEPGRFDGSVLEGYRERLLALKAEGLRPVVTLHHFTHPTWFHARSPWHRPESIPAFRAYARVCARLLEGLDALVISFNEPMVLLLGGYLQGLMPPGLQDAAACMQALENLVRAHVAAREELGEVLGRVELGISQNLLAFAPDRRWHPLDRALVRLGAHAYNHALLEALSTGKLRVSMPGVARARADVPGAQGSCAFVGVNYYTRAHLRFLPQRPFLAFRFKDPRGRGLTDIGWEQHPEGLGQLLREVQRYGLPIWVTENGIDDRTGTRRPHYLHAHLAQVLGALRDGVDVRGYLHWSLLDNFEWLEGWGPRFGLYRVDFDTLERHATPACGYFRQVSEGRVLVAP
- the dusB gene encoding tRNA dihydrouridine synthase DusB; this encodes MLPIGPYTLPNPYILAPMAGVSERPYRVIAFRMGAALCPTELVSAQGLMRANARTLRYLRFDPEVERPYSLQIFGGDVEAMVQAAILGKAHGAQLLDINMGCPVKKVTKNGAGSALLCEPHRAAALVREMTRATGLPVTAKIRSGWDAKSRNYLQMAEVLQEAGVAALALHPRTRDQGYAGSADWSCIRDIKRHFPTLPLIGNGDVRSVADAHRMRETTGCDYVMVGRAALGNPWIFRELTGGEGPSPEERRDTVLAHLAAHLEFVGDPVGAVRSFRKHLAWYAHGLRGAATFRAEVNALESAEAVEDAVRRFFVSTEADPTTLEEQDVDYRAALG
- a CDS encoding site-2 protease family protein; the protein is MFRFRLGPIPVEVQPSHLIFSALLAYQSVPRGRFAAQGWPFEGLTSSADPGFGRAVLGYVLAWMFIVFVSVLVHELGHAVVSRLFGYQPTIALAWLGGHTQPNAPGPIPWKRDFALTLAGPLFGLALGVASYAGLRVLHDPAGMAAFLLRYGMFANFYWAVLNLVPILPLDGGRLALVLSQRVFGAVRGFTLAQGLALLMAVLAVFVGLRTGSFFLVVMFGLWGFQALQALLSLRRRAEAPAPEDHPLARPLKEAQEALRAGHLEEARRLAEPLLSPESGAGLDLRSRAHHLLGWVCIKEGKGRAALDHFSQVGGSGRPVEAHALAAAFSLAGDEARALSLWELAWRESGDRTVLHEYAGSLIRAERAGEALRLPGVDPAAAFACAERVLFIRGAYSEAASVSEAALTHAPRPDIAYDAACAYARARNVRDALRLLERARELGYRDAAYAASDEDLLPLHGEPAFESWLTAVRQSASG
- a CDS encoding fatty acid desaturase; translated protein: MDSAVSAPAAAQTGRAPDEKINWLASIPFIGVHLMCLFVLQVGARPRDVAVCLGLYVLRMWGITAGFHRYFSHRSFKTGRVFQFILAFVGTLSTQKGVLWWAAHHRHHHRYSDAEQDIHSPVQKGFWWSHAGWILCDKYGATKHDSIKDFGRFPELRLLNRFHLVPPVALAVALYFIGGFSMLVWGFFVSTTLLWHGTFTINSLSHVFGKRRYKTTDTSRNNWLLALITLGEGWHNNHHYHQNTANQGWFWWEVDLSYYSLKVLSWFGVVKDLRVPSESVKYAHLRYTPEQRAALDASTSYWSWGKKNAQAAGERVREAFHTAKDAAKDAAQAASEKLPAPAPALERT
- a CDS encoding response regulator transcription factor, with translation MTQSRKTVLLVEDAPAVRSALRRCLEALGHEVREAADGRAALEELTRRAPDLVVLDLVLPQVSGYEVCEALRASSAEAHRNVPVLVISGRVLPEDRAEALEAGADAFLSKPFGLTEFRARVETLLRGAAVRSARPVPALGASSTSSAPRLALVR